From the Pungitius pungitius chromosome 6, fPunPun2.1, whole genome shotgun sequence genome, one window contains:
- the tat gene encoding tyrosine aminotransferase: MSSRMDSKSYSVQVNGNGVHDQSVTSKRLKPAAATVKGEHGNVKGSLSLTKAKSRRQRWEVKPSEMANNTLNPIRAIVDGMKLTPNPDKAMISLSIGDPTVFGNLPTHNAVLQALKDAIDSQKYNGYAPSVGYLKSRQAVANFYSCPEAPLEAEDVILASGCSQAIDLAISVLCNPGDNILVPCPGFSLYKTLAESMGIEVKLYNLLPEKSWEVDLQQMESLIDERTSCMIVTNPSNPCGSVFSKEHLQKILQVASRHCVPILADEIYSDMVFPGCSCPSMASLSTDVPLLSCSGLAKRWLVPGWRMGWILIHDRNDVFGSMIRQGLVKLSQRILGACTIIQGALESILNNTPQSFYSSTIGFLQTNSEICFNELSTVPGLNPVMPSGAMYLMVGIDMNHFPEYNDDVDFTQQLVTEQSVFCLPASAFEYPNFFRIVVTVPEAMMVEACGRIREFCQRHHRPCSRNSNDLDQ, translated from the exons ATGAG TTCCAGGATGGATAGCAAGTCTTACTCGGTTCAGGTGAATGGGAATGGGGTCCACGACCAAAGCGTCACCAGCAAAAGACTGAAGccggctgcagccacagtgAAGGGAGAGCACGGGAACGTCAAAGGCAGCTTGAGTCTCACCAAAGCCAAGAGCCGCAGGCAGCGATGGGAAGTGAAGCCCTCGGAGATGGCCAACAACACTCTGAATCCCATCAGGGCCATCGTGGACGGGATGAAGCTCACGCCCAATCCGGACAAAGCCATGATCTCGCTTTCCATAG GGGATCCCACTGTGTTTGGGAATCTGCCTACACATAATGCAGTGCTGCAGGCCCTGAAAGACGCCATAGACTCCCAAAAGTACAACGGCTATGCTCCTTCTGTTG GTTACCTGAAGAGCCGGCAGGCCGTAGCCAACTTCTACAGCTGCCCCGAGGCGCCGCTGGAGGCAGAG GATGTGATTCTGGCCAGTGGCTGCAGTCAGGCCATCGACCTGGCCATCAGTGTCCTGTGTAACCCTGGGGACAACATCCTGGTCCCGTGCCCCGGCTTCTCCCTGTATAAGACCCTAGCTGAGTCCATGGGCATCGAGGTCAAACTCTACAACCTGCTG CCAGAGAAGTCGTGGGAGGTCGACCTGCAACAAATGGAGAGCCTGATTGACGAGAGGACGTCCTGTATGATAGTTACCAATCCATCCAACCCGTGTGGCTCCGTCTTCAGCAAGGAACACCTGCAGAAAATCCTCCAAG TGGCTTCCAGACACTGTGTCCCCATTCTGGCGGATGAAATCTACAGTGACATG GTCTTCCCAGGTTGCAGCTGTCCTTCCATGGCGTCTCTAAGCACCGacgtccccctcctctcctgcagcGGCTTGGCTAAGCGATGGCTGGTCCCCGGTTGGAGGATGGGATGGATCCTCATCCATGACAGGAATGACGTCTTTGGATCAATG ATTCGACAGGGCCTGGTGAAACTGAGCCAACGTATTCTGGGAGCCTGCACTATCATTCAAGGGGCCCTGGAGAGCATCCTCAACAACACCCCCCAAAGCTTCTACAGCAGCACCATCGGCTTCCTGCAG ACCAACTCTGAGATTTGTTTCAATGAGCTGAGCACCGTCCCAGGCCTGAACCCTGTCATGCCCTCAGGAGCCATGTACCTCATG GTGGGGATTGATATGAATCACTTTCCAGAGTATAATGACGATGTGGACTTTACTCAGCAGCTGGTGACCGAGCAGTCGGTCTTCTGTCTCCCTGCCTCA GCCTTCGAGTACCCTAACTTCTTCCGCATCGTCGTGACGGTGCCCGAGGccatgatggtggaggcctgcGGTCGGATCAGGGAGTTCTGTCAGCGCCACCATCGGCCCTGCAGCCGCAACAGCAACGACCTGGACCAGTGA
- the LOC119196132 gene encoding uncharacterized protein LOC119196132 isoform X1, protein MEVRRLIRVLHHQPDAAERPSIGELLMDGRPLRPANNTCLQNFPKSPLWIIEYVWAHKMMEIQDVVDPSNWPEVDSQPLSLEDSWRLRVASAQVYSIVKNRDMEHFDKVMGFLEATYRLLPGLVASIKHMKIMFGLKTLVIMRMLREGRGMVETVLKTTQFFPSKLPQYQGQCSQPEMFLMRKNHLDFKTLAQALAMNKDKLEYYIKNQMEEQYGEHYAQKVEDRLLHYLQELEAALPGDTYIDKILKKESPVTEEEKLLMEVITSDSSNIATTLKTLLHCDVASCRRGTTSQSTARGTESYQPPCRRSPEARLKSTQANTLRRFHPEVFRGGREANGEEDAEVVRRSEEDGSPGQEPSASPQFCSKHQRWVRSILQECPDECSEELLPQANVSSSPLLFLSSSPDAPSSEDLTPSDIVPCPPDQQRPPPQTSTHLLTAVQASEGDRMSGSAGSGIDVSHTELLLSSRDTDVSTRLSPVVRLKDLASVIFKPCQVLLKRLPVSGNPHAAPEGPTSPPRHNTTPLGSRRDTGVHPADAVAATTAPSGTLKVQTALLSPAVRDGRVHLKSSSMPSPALLLQPYVKVHRLSARECCRVPGLRAPPSRAVAALQASKDDVEQDRREQEDKDADCSFDVNTLYSGGSSSDSEDSFHGDPEFKPRFKKKRLLSE, encoded by the exons TTGTGGACCCGTCCAATTGGCCGGAAGTGGACTCTCAGCCCCTCAGCCTGGAGGATTCGTGGAGGCTTCGTGTCGCCTCCGCTCAGGTCTATTCTATCGTGAAGAACCGGGACATGGAGCACTTTGACAAAGTGATGGGCTTCCTGGAAGCCACTTACAGACTCCTGCCCGGCCTGGTGGCTTCCATCAAACACATGAAGATCATGTTTGGGCTTAAGACCCTG GTCATCATGAGGATGCTCAGGGAGGGCAGAGGAATGGTTGAAACGGTGTTAAAAACCACCCAGTTCTTCCCAAGTAAACTCCCTCAATACCAAGGTCAATGT AGCCAACCTGAAATGTTCCTAATGAGGAAGAACCATCTGGACTTTAAGACTCTGGCACAAGCACTCGCAATGAACAAGGACAAACTGGAATATTATATTAAG AACCAGATGGAGGAGCAGTATGGTGAACATTACGCCCAGAAAGTAGAGGACAGACTGCTGCACTACCTGCAGGAGTTGGAGGCTGCGTTACCTGGAGATACCTACATTGACAAG ATACTGAAGAAGGAAAGCCCTGTgactgaggaggagaagctaCTGATGGAAGTAATCACCTCTGACTCTTCCAACATAGCGACCACTCTGAAGACTCTGCTGCACTGTG atGTTGCTTCCTGTCGTCGGGGCACCACGTCTCAATCAACCGCGCGCGGGACGGAAAGCTATCAACCACCGTGCCGCCGTTCTCCAGAAGCTCGCCTCAAGTCCACGCAAGCCAACACTCTCCGGCGGTTCCATCCGGAGGTTTTTCGGGGGGGACGGGAGGCTAACGGAGAGGAGGACGCTGAGGTAGTcaggaggtctgaggaggaTGGCAGCCCTGGTCAGGAGCCCTCCGCCTCCCCTCAGTTCTGCTCCAAACACCAGCGATGGGTGAGGAGCATCCTGCAGGAGTGTCCCGACGAGTGCTCAGAGGAGCTGCTGCCGCAGGCCAACGTCTCTTCGTCCCCGCTGCTGTTCCTGTCGTCCTCACCCGACGCCCCTTCATCGGAGGACCTCACGCCTTCTGACATCGTCCCGTGCCCCCCTGACCAACAACGTCCACCTCCGCAGACCTCCACCCATCTTCTGACCGCAGTCCAGGCATCTGAAGGTGACCGGATGTCCGGGTCTGCTGGATCAGGAATTGATGTGTCTCATACAGAACTTCTGCTCTCATCCAGAGACACTGACGTGTCCACCCGGTTGTCCCCGGTGGTCCGACTGAAGGACCTTGCCTCCGTCATCTTTAAACCGTGTCAAGTGCTTCTGAAACGTCTCCCCGTGTCCGGTAACCCACACGCAGCTCCCGAGGGGCCAACCTCTCCCCCCCGCCACAACACCACACCTCTGGGAAGCAGGAGGGACACTGGCGTCCACCCAGCGGACGCTGTGGCAGCAACAACTGCCCCGAGCGGCACGCTCAAAGTGCAAACGGCTCTTTTGTCCCCAGCTGTGAGAGACGGACGAGTCCACCTGAAGTCGTCGTCGATGCCGAGCCCGGCTTTGCTTCTGCAGCCCTACGTGAAGGTTCACAGATTGAGTGCTCGGGAGTGCTGTCGAGTCCCAGGGCTCAGAGCCCCCCCCAGTCGTGCAGTGGCTGCGCTGCAAGCCAGCAAGGACGACGTGGAACAGGACCggagggagcaggaggacaaAGATGCCGATTGTTCTTTTGACGTGAACACTCTTTACTCCGGTGGTTCAAGCAGTGACAGCGAGGACTCGTTTCATGGAGATCCGGAGTTTAAACCtcgctttaaaaagaaaagacttcTCTCAGAGTAG
- the LOC119196132 gene encoding uncharacterized protein LOC119196132 isoform X2: protein MEHFDKVMGFLEATYRLLPGLVASIKHMKIMFGLKTLVIMRMLREGRGMVETVLKTTQFFPSKLPQYQGQCSQPEMFLMRKNHLDFKTLAQALAMNKDKLEYYIKNQMEEQYGEHYAQKVEDRLLHYLQELEAALPGDTYIDKILKKESPVTEEEKLLMEVITSDSSNIATTLKTLLHCDVASCRRGTTSQSTARGTESYQPPCRRSPEARLKSTQANTLRRFHPEVFRGGREANGEEDAEVVRRSEEDGSPGQEPSASPQFCSKHQRWVRSILQECPDECSEELLPQANVSSSPLLFLSSSPDAPSSEDLTPSDIVPCPPDQQRPPPQTSTHLLTAVQASEGDRMSGSAGSGIDVSHTELLLSSRDTDVSTRLSPVVRLKDLASVIFKPCQVLLKRLPVSGNPHAAPEGPTSPPRHNTTPLGSRRDTGVHPADAVAATTAPSGTLKVQTALLSPAVRDGRVHLKSSSMPSPALLLQPYVKVHRLSARECCRVPGLRAPPSRAVAALQASKDDVEQDRREQEDKDADCSFDVNTLYSGGSSSDSEDSFHGDPEFKPRFKKKRLLSE, encoded by the exons ATGGAGCACTTTGACAAAGTGATGGGCTTCCTGGAAGCCACTTACAGACTCCTGCCCGGCCTGGTGGCTTCCATCAAACACATGAAGATCATGTTTGGGCTTAAGACCCTG GTCATCATGAGGATGCTCAGGGAGGGCAGAGGAATGGTTGAAACGGTGTTAAAAACCACCCAGTTCTTCCCAAGTAAACTCCCTCAATACCAAGGTCAATGT AGCCAACCTGAAATGTTCCTAATGAGGAAGAACCATCTGGACTTTAAGACTCTGGCACAAGCACTCGCAATGAACAAGGACAAACTGGAATATTATATTAAG AACCAGATGGAGGAGCAGTATGGTGAACATTACGCCCAGAAAGTAGAGGACAGACTGCTGCACTACCTGCAGGAGTTGGAGGCTGCGTTACCTGGAGATACCTACATTGACAAG ATACTGAAGAAGGAAAGCCCTGTgactgaggaggagaagctaCTGATGGAAGTAATCACCTCTGACTCTTCCAACATAGCGACCACTCTGAAGACTCTGCTGCACTGTG atGTTGCTTCCTGTCGTCGGGGCACCACGTCTCAATCAACCGCGCGCGGGACGGAAAGCTATCAACCACCGTGCCGCCGTTCTCCAGAAGCTCGCCTCAAGTCCACGCAAGCCAACACTCTCCGGCGGTTCCATCCGGAGGTTTTTCGGGGGGGACGGGAGGCTAACGGAGAGGAGGACGCTGAGGTAGTcaggaggtctgaggaggaTGGCAGCCCTGGTCAGGAGCCCTCCGCCTCCCCTCAGTTCTGCTCCAAACACCAGCGATGGGTGAGGAGCATCCTGCAGGAGTGTCCCGACGAGTGCTCAGAGGAGCTGCTGCCGCAGGCCAACGTCTCTTCGTCCCCGCTGCTGTTCCTGTCGTCCTCACCCGACGCCCCTTCATCGGAGGACCTCACGCCTTCTGACATCGTCCCGTGCCCCCCTGACCAACAACGTCCACCTCCGCAGACCTCCACCCATCTTCTGACCGCAGTCCAGGCATCTGAAGGTGACCGGATGTCCGGGTCTGCTGGATCAGGAATTGATGTGTCTCATACAGAACTTCTGCTCTCATCCAGAGACACTGACGTGTCCACCCGGTTGTCCCCGGTGGTCCGACTGAAGGACCTTGCCTCCGTCATCTTTAAACCGTGTCAAGTGCTTCTGAAACGTCTCCCCGTGTCCGGTAACCCACACGCAGCTCCCGAGGGGCCAACCTCTCCCCCCCGCCACAACACCACACCTCTGGGAAGCAGGAGGGACACTGGCGTCCACCCAGCGGACGCTGTGGCAGCAACAACTGCCCCGAGCGGCACGCTCAAAGTGCAAACGGCTCTTTTGTCCCCAGCTGTGAGAGACGGACGAGTCCACCTGAAGTCGTCGTCGATGCCGAGCCCGGCTTTGCTTCTGCAGCCCTACGTGAAGGTTCACAGATTGAGTGCTCGGGAGTGCTGTCGAGTCCCAGGGCTCAGAGCCCCCCCCAGTCGTGCAGTGGCTGCGCTGCAAGCCAGCAAGGACGACGTGGAACAGGACCggagggagcaggaggacaaAGATGCCGATTGTTCTTTTGACGTGAACACTCTTTACTCCGGTGGTTCAAGCAGTGACAGCGAGGACTCGTTTCATGGAGATCCGGAGTTTAAACCtcgctttaaaaagaaaagacttcTCTCAGAGTAG